In the Desulfobacterales bacterium genome, TTAACTATTTCTTGATAAGCTATATCGGATATAGACATTTGATAAGCTCTTTTATTAATGTCTTTCCATTGATTTTCTTCTATTTGAACAACCGCATTTTTCAAACTTTTAATAGCATCATTAGGTAATTCAAGCATTTCCAACGATTTTATGATTTCTTTATATGTTTCTACAGTTATCCCTACCGATTCTTCATACATTTGCATATTTAACATAGAAGCAAATTGAATATAAGGTATAATTATTTCTGTCCATTCGCTTAAATTTTTTTAAATTTTATTATTTTTCATAAATCATGTTACCAATGACGTATAAATTTCAGAAGAAAAGCCAAGTAAAGCTAAAATCTGGTAGTCCTTATCAAGTAGTGGCCAGTGTTGGCGCTATTTTCAAATTGTAATGATGAATAAAATTCCAGATTGCTCCTATATGGTTTTCGATCTTTTTGGAAAATGATAGCGTTTTTCGTACTAA is a window encoding:
- a CDS encoding IS1 family transposase — protein: LVRKTLSFSKKIENHIGAIWNFIHHYNLKIAPTLATT